A single genomic interval of Thermoanaerobacter uzonensis DSM 18761 harbors:
- a CDS encoding Fur family transcriptional regulator yields the protein MNEIEKFKEKLKDKGYKLTTQRRVILDVIMENRDKHLSSEEIYDLVRLKYPEIGLATVYRTLQLFEELGIVYKLNFDDGRNRYELYHNENHQHHHLICLKCGAVIEMEGDLLENLEEAIEKTKDFEIIDHNVKFFGYCSKCRKSYN from the coding sequence ATGAATGAAATTGAAAAATTTAAAGAAAAATTAAAAGATAAAGGATATAAGTTGACAACTCAAAGGCGTGTGATATTGGACGTTATTATGGAAAATAGGGATAAACATCTTTCATCTGAGGAAATATATGACCTTGTAAGGTTAAAATATCCTGAAATAGGGCTTGCTACGGTTTACAGGACCCTTCAGTTATTTGAGGAATTAGGTATTGTTTATAAATTAAATTTTGACGATGGTCGAAATAGATACGAGCTATATCATAATGAAAACCATCAGCATCATCATCTTATTTGTTTGAAATGTGGAGCAGTTATAGAAATGGAAGGAGACCTTTTGGAGAATTTAGAAGAGGCAATAGAAAAAACTAAAGATTTTGAAATAATAGATCACAACGTGAAATTCTTTGGTTATTGTAGCAAATGTAGGAAGAGTTATAATTAA
- a CDS encoding DUF1292 domain-containing protein has product MEPEIIQLIDEHGHEVDFELVASFDLDDTRYAVVVPVDGDGEDAYILRVEQDENGNDIFVGIEDEDEFNDAVEAYNELMEEYEEYYDDEDFDDEE; this is encoded by the coding sequence ATGGAACCAGAAATCATTCAGTTAATCGACGAGCACGGCCATGAAGTAGACTTCGAACTTGTAGCATCATTTGACCTTGACGATACCAGGTATGCAGTTGTGGTCCCTGTCGATGGTGATGGAGAAGATGCTTACATCTTGAGAGTGGAACAAGATGAAAATGGCAATGATATTTTTGTAGGGATTGAAGACGAAGACGAGTTCAACGATGCTGTCGAAGCATACAATGAGTTGATGGAAGAGTATGAAGAATATTATGATGATGAAGATTTTGACGATGAAGAGTAA
- the ruvX gene encoding Holliday junction resolvase RuvX yields the protein MRIMSLDVGDKTIGVAISDLSGTIAQGLTTIKRSSNKKDFERIKQIINKYEVGMIIVGLPKNMSGTLGPQGQKVVRFVERLREAINIPIILWDERLTTVEAERVLIESADISRAKRKEVIDKLAAVLILQNYLDSQKNK from the coding sequence TTGAGGATTATGAGTTTAGATGTTGGGGATAAAACAATCGGGGTCGCTATAAGTGACTTATCAGGCACAATTGCACAGGGACTTACTACTATTAAAAGAAGTAGTAACAAAAAAGACTTTGAGAGAATAAAACAAATAATAAATAAATATGAAGTGGGAATGATAATTGTAGGATTACCTAAGAATATGAGTGGGACTTTGGGACCACAAGGACAAAAAGTTGTGAGATTTGTTGAACGCTTGAGGGAAGCTATTAATATACCAATAATATTATGGGATGAAAGGCTTACTACAGTAGAAGCGGAGAGAGTTTTAATAGAAAGTGCTGATATAAGTAGGGCAAAGAGAAAAGAAGTAATTGATAAGCTGGCTGCAGTTCTTATACTTCAGAACTACTTAGATTCACAAAAAAATAAATAA
- a CDS encoding IreB family regulatory phosphoprotein has protein sequence MVDKNEQTQRYHVTTDRKTVKEILTAVYEALSEKGYNPINQIVGYILSGDPTYITSHKNARNLIRKIERDELVEELLREYLSSPK, from the coding sequence ATGGTAGATAAAAACGAACAAACTCAAAGGTATCACGTTACAACTGATAGAAAAACTGTTAAAGAGATATTGACAGCAGTGTATGAAGCACTTTCTGAAAAAGGTTATAATCCAATTAATCAAATAGTAGGTTATATATTGTCTGGGGACCCTACTTATATAACCAGCCATAAAAATGCGAGAAATTTGATAAGAAAAATTGAAAGAGATGAATTAGTAGAAGAACTTTTGAGAGAGTATTTGTCTTCCCCAAAATAA